The following DNA comes from Acidobacteriota bacterium.
GGCTCGGTCGCCCTTTCGTCTCTCCCGAGGAGGGTCTCCTGGCATTTTCCATGGCGATAAGCTTGGCCTTGATCCTGTCAAACTCGGTGGTGTTGATCACGTACTGCTCCCGTTCCGGAAGAATCTCCTCAATATTCGCCTGAGTCTTCTCGATGCGCTTGTGGGTAGGCGGATGAGTCGAGAACGCCGTGGCCAGCTTGCCCTTCTTTTTCTTCTTCTTGGACTGCAGTTTCTCAAAGAAGGAAACGAACCCGGTGGGGTCGTACCCGGTCTTGTACATGTACTGAAGCCCCAGGTAGTCGGCCTCGGTTTCCGCCTTGCGGCTGAACCGCAGGAACTGCATCGGAATCAGGAAGCTGGATGCATTGTAGATCGCCGACGCAATCCCTCCGCTGAGAAAAATCAGAGGGATCATGGCATAGTTGGCGATGGTGGCCTTGGTTTGCTGCTCGGTGGCGTGCCGGGCGGTCACATGGGCAATCTCGTGGGCCATCACGCCGGCAATCTCGGATTCGCTGTCGGCGGCGGTGATCAGTCCGCTGTTGACGTAGAGGAATCCCCCAGGTAGAGCCATGGCATTGATCTCTTCCGAGTCGATCACCTTGATGGTGAAGGGCACCTTGGCGTCGGAATTGCGCACCAGGTTCTGGGCGACCCGGTTTATGTACTCGGTGACTTCAGGATCCTCGACAAGCTTGACTTGACGTTCGATCTGCTGGGAGAGCTGACGGCCCAGAGCGATCTCCTTCTCGATCGAGATGATGTTCAAGTTCCCCTTGTTGACGTTTCGATTCCCGATCTCGTCCAGATCGGAGTTCTTGCGGGCCTTGGCATACGACGGCACACCGCCGGCAAGGCTCAATGTCAAGCAGGGAATGAGCACAAATTTCTTGAGAAACTGCATGACGCCCTCCTTCTCGGGTTTCATATCCCGTAGATTTGTGGTCCACAGGATCAGATGCCGATCGAGGCGCTAGCGAGGTAAAGAGTCGGTCAACGTTTCGTAAAGATTCGTCAAGACCGGACCCACTCTTCCAATGGCCTTGCGGAAAGACCATTGGGAGAGGCCCCTAGTATCGGGCTTTCCGATCGCCGGCGGTTCAGCGAGCCGCTTGCTGCACGTAGACCAACCTCTGAGTTCGCTCCCGCGGTCCGCCCGTGGTGGTTCTGACCACGGTCATGGTCCTGCCGTCATCGGAGAGGCTGCGAACTTCCTTTGACTGCATTAGCCCCATGGGGGTTTCCATGCTGGATTCGGTCACCAGCCGATTCCCTTCCCAATAGGTCTTGGACGGTGTGGACATGCCGCCGAACCCCGGGTTGGTCGACTCTTTTCCGTCCGTGGCGAACCTGGATGTCCGGACCCGTTCTTCGCCCCCAAAATTCAGGGTTTGTCGGATGACGAGCATCCCCTCCTTGTGATCGATGGTCAAGGGACCCCTCAGGCCTCCCCGGCCCATGCGACCCATGCCGCGCCTGCCGGGACCGCCGCCCCTCTGCCGGCCGCCTTCACGGGATCTGCCGGCCCCGAAACGGCCTGTGCCGGAACC
Coding sequences within:
- a CDS encoding M48 family metallopeptidase; translated protein: MQFLKKFVLIPCLTLSLAGGVPSYAKARKNSDLDEIGNRNVNKGNLNIISIEKEIALGRQLSQQIERQVKLVEDPEVTEYINRVAQNLVRNSDAKVPFTIKVIDSEEINAMALPGGFLYVNSGLITAADSESEIAGVMAHEIAHVTARHATEQQTKATIANYAMIPLIFLSGGIASAIYNASSFLIPMQFLRFSRKAETEADYLGLQYMYKTGYDPTGFVSFFEKLQSKKKKKKGKLATAFSTHPPTHKRIEKTQANIEEILPEREQYVINTTEFDRIKAKLIAMENARRPSSGETKGRPS